The window GGCACTTTATTATCTAGATGCACGGCAACTTCTGTAGCTAGTTCTTTTTTATCTAGACACGTAAAATACATACAATATATGTATTTTTTTTTTGAATCGCTGGCTATGCGATAGTTTCATTATAAAAGGATGGCGCAACAAAAATTAAGTTGGGTGAAAAAACATTAGTTTTTTTTTCTAAGGCCTGTTTTTTGTGGAGCTGAAACTAGGCTTTTTTGGCCCATTTTTTTTGCTTGTGACGTTATTTTttcggcaaggaggggtcgtttcaCACAAGGGAATATTTTGGTGGATTGACCCTCTCGGTACAAACGAATTCTTCATTGGGAGATCCCTCAGATCTGACATTCCCCAGATATTATGGTTCATATTAAAATGAGAATATGAATAACTTTTCAAATGTACTTGTCCTGGTTTTTCACATATATCCGTACATCATAAATATCGTATATAGAGATTATAGAGATTTTGGCAGGGGGCACTGCAATAGGTATGTAGCACTATATGATACGCACTCACCGAGTCTGCCTTGAAGAACACCCTTAATCCTTGAAAAGCTGATGATTCACACTGGCTTTTTAACAGGCTTGATAAGCCCTCTGCCGCCAACAACAAGTAAAATACACTGGAGGTCATAAAAGTATTTCAAGTGTGTCAAGTAGGTTCTAAAAGTTTAAAATCGTTGACCCTAGATCCTAAATGTGTGTAAGTCGTTTACCGCAGGTTCTAAAAGTATTTCATGTGTGTGAAGTAGGTCGTAAAAGTCACGGGTAAAATACACATATAGAACCCGCGGTGAACGATTTCAAACTTTTAAAACCTACTTAACACACTTGAAATACTTTTAGGACCTTCAATGTATTTTACTCGTTAACAAAAACAAATACGGTTTGTTAGGTAACCCAGCAAGTGCAAGGATTACTCGAGTCTCCAGCTTCCATCAATCAACTCATCCAAACTCTATATAAACCCGGCAGCTACGGATGGTCAAACCacaatactcatcatcatcatcaaccaatcATCAATACTAGCAAAGCAGCTAGCCGTACAGCTAGCCCAGACGCACGGCCGCCTAGATAGCTAAATCGCAACCGAGCCAAGGCGAGATCGAGCAATGCCGTCGTCGCCGCGAGCCCTAGCGCTCGTCTCGCTCGCCCTCCTGATCTGCTGCAGCTCTCCCCTCCTCGCCCATGCACAGACGCCGGCGGCCCACGACGTCTGCGCCGGCCTGGCGACGGATGACGCCTGCCACAACGTCCCCGAGGCGCTGCGCCTGAAGCTGATCGGCATCCCGACCATCCTCGTCTCCAGCGTCATCGGCGTCTGCCTGCCGCTCTTCGCCAAGTCGGTGCCGGCGCTCCGGCCCAACCGCAACCTCTTCTACATCGTCAAGGCCTTCGCGTCGGGGGTCATCCTCGGCACCGGCTACATGCACGTGCTGCCGGACTCGCTCGCGAGCCTCGGCTCGCCGTGCCTCCCCGAGAAGCCGTGGCGGCAGTTCCCCTTCGCCACCTTCGTCGCCATGCTCGCCGCCGTGTTCACGCTCATGGTCCACTCCCTCATGCTCACCTTCTACAACCGCAAGAAGAAGGGCCACGACGCCGGGGCTCCCACTCCCAGCAGCGCTGCCGTCGGCAACCTTGAGAGCACGGAGCCGGAAGCAGACTGGCACAGCCACGGCATGGCGTTGGCCAAACCCGGCGACGCcgaggctggcaagatgcagctcgGCCGGAACCGCGTCGTCGTTCAGGTATGTAGTCTTGTGTTTGCACTTGCACAATCAGTTAATATTCCCACTTGCTCTCACTAACCAACCAACTCATACTTCTAATTGAATCTAACACGGTTTTCAACTCAACCTTGGATCCATGCATGGCTGCCAATCAAAGACTCCAAATGGCCAGACCTAGGTGCCTGGTTGACTTTGCCTCACATGGATTTTTTTAGTATGCGTACtatgagggtgcttggatacgttttagtcccatgactaaaagtagtgggactaaaacttgctagcctcacccatgcttggatccaaatactaaagagattaaaatcaagttattgagcatttattatcctccaaacccttcaatccagaactcgcatgtgttagagAGGCATTAAATGAtgagagagagggctaatacatattttagtaggtttcctatgactaaaaaattttagcctcaagactagtcctaactTCTCTTTAGTCAGggatgcttggaactttagcctctaaaagagactatttttagtcagactaaaaatagtcccttggatccaagcaccctcatgTTACAAGTAAATGAACACTAACACAACGCCCACGCTAGTCTACCAACTATGTTAGTGTTACAAGTAAATGAACACCAACACAACGCCCACGCTAGTCT is drawn from Triticum dicoccoides isolate Atlit2015 ecotype Zavitan chromosome 4A, WEW_v2.0, whole genome shotgun sequence and contains these coding sequences:
- the LOC119289269 gene encoding fe(2+) transport protein 1-like — translated: MPSSPRALALVSLALLICCSSPLLAHAQTPAAHDVCAGLATDDACHNVPEALRLKLIGIPTILVSSVIGVCLPLFAKSVPALRPNRNLFYIVKAFASGVILGTGYMHVLPDSLASLGSPCLPEKPWRQFPFATFVAMLAAVFTLMVHSLMLTFYNRKKKGHDAGAPTPSSAAVGNLESTEPEADWHSHGMALAKPGDAEAGKMQLGRNRVVVQVLEMGIVVHSVVIGLGMGASQSVCTLRPLVAAMCFHQMFEGMGLGGCILQAEYGTKMKAGLVFFFSTTTPFGIALGLALTKVYQDNSPTALIVVGLLNAVSAGLLHYMALVELLATDFMGPKLQGSVRLQFICLTAVLLGVGGMSVMAKWA